From the genome of Calliopsis andreniformis isolate RMS-2024a unplaced genomic scaffold, iyCalAndr_principal scaffold0022, whole genome shotgun sequence, one region includes:
- the LOC143186652 gene encoding uncharacterized protein LOC143186652: MQYLKMLFQENLELKKSVNSLDYNNSKTEVSDSIETPKQRNYDDSLKEFSENQFTSMNNNNDIKQYDSYNPKANINNIIPKISLEEEEEDIVHELNVQKERKPELNTITPRTYSIPHSARTASRPLSPLHKESKYKDNNDNWQYSTWNHLVDYSKGLAEDTENSKKSFEHLMIDNQNDILLQELSSARDDIKLNNSGNVKTGALGKNKIRTKSDRKEKIISSALSSKKGSLCKLDDITSLKFKKRRRKLHCSNSKSTVATRDTNFLGRKDVKRRKQKNTVNNRQILKPHQTSNEVVEIYHNSATKSGSTPVISSKHPKTDRHMNYMNKLSSATNKQQAAHSKSKCENNSYQHNVHAEENNRPDSPEKQQFKQKTEGKSMNSYDKNCNLEVATTSVFTMEKFNPHGQQHSVMHASYCDPMITHNYEMPTLASKLKRVNRSYFSRFNFRNIPFVVGTSVTPSHNLGLNIQQVLSIMKTRQPTVNGITPLLIRKVSRGIKPVSILMEQINDPYAKLPYMNSEMITTSTEKGNPFMDNPNNLCKIEDTPLHYENKRLSTFNLNLKSSLKEYENIQETVKNNTCENSHKKPDTRSENQLCKGNTAQISKAAGNAKLVKLFSSQQNVKSEMEALDIQPKNYQGSVCDMDIHTTQSGNQSQSSKNIKEVLINLHDQFEEMNTKYEKLQAKVEKYNDKKLEEEMTNLEKELNSKEDEINAVVNLYKEVMTLKQQMRLLQEKNSYVCISTEVPFVPNKTCSAVPFALATKSYRANIHPKVQQRKETTIPPRQPTSLRLAGLLRQIQIFQKQLSSR; this comes from the exons ATGCAATACTTGAAAATGTTATTtcaagaaaatttagaattgaagaaaagTGTAAATAGTCTAGATTATAACAATTCTAAAACTGAAGTTTCAGATAGTATTGAAACTCCCAAGCAAAGGAATTATGATGATTCTTTAAAAGAGTTTTCTGAAAATCAATTTACATCTATGAACAATAATA ATGATATTAAACAATATGATTCATACAACCCAAAGGCAAACATAAACAATATTATACCAAAAATTAGCctggaggaagaggaagaggacaTAGTACATGAATTGAATGTACAAAAAGAAAGAAAGcctgaattaaatacaattacaCCCAGAACTTATAGCATTCCACATAGTGCACGTACTGCATCAAGACCATTGTCACCTCTTCATAAAGAAAGCAAG TACAAAGACAATAATGATAATTGGCAATACTCAACATGGAATCATTTAGTAGACTATTCTAAAGGATTAGCAgaagatactgagaattcaaaaAAATCATTTGAACATTTAATGATAGATAACCAAAATGATATCTTGCTTCAAGAACTATCTTCTGCAAGGGATGATATTAAACTGAATAATTCTGGTAACGTGAAAACTGGAGCTCTaggtaaaaataaaattcgaaCAAAAAGTGAtaggaaagaaaaaataatttcttctGCATTATCAAGCAAGAAAGGTTCCTTATGTAAATTAGATGATATTACctcattgaaatttaaaaaaagaagaaggaaaTTGCACTGTTCTAATTCAAAAAGTACAGTGGCCACAAGAGATACAAATTTTTTGGGAAGAAAAGATGTAAAGAGAAGAAAACAAAAAA ATACTGTAAATAATCGTCAAATATTGAAGCCTCATCAAACTTCAAATGAAGTAGTTGAAATTTACCACAATTCAGCAACAAAAAGTGGTAGCACTCCTGTTATTTCTAGTAAACATCCAAAAACTGATCGCCATATGAACTATATGAATAAACTATCCTCTGCCACCAACAAACAGCAAGCTGCACATTCAAAATCAAAATGTGAAAATAATAGTTATCAGCATAATGTCCATGCTGAAGAAAATAATCGACCAGACAGTCCTGAGAAACAGCAATTTAAACAGAAAACAGA AGGGAAAAGTATGAATAGTTATGATAAGAATTGTAATTTGGAAGTTGCAACAACTTCAGTATTTACTATGGAAAAGTTCAATCCACATGGACAGCAACATTCAGTTATGCACGCGTCATATTGTGATCCAATGATTACGCATAATTATGAAATGCCAACTCtggcttcaaaattaaaaagagtAAACCGTTCGTATTTTAGtagattcaattttagaaatataCCCTTTGTGGTGGGAACTTCTGTGACTCCAAGTCACAATTTAGGTTTAAACATTCAACAA GTTTTGAGTATAATGAAAACAAGACAACCTACAGTGAATGGAATTACTCCTCTTCTTATTCGTAAAGttagcagaggcataaaacctgTGTCTATTCTTATGGAACAAATAAATGATCCATATGCTAAATTGCCTTATATGAATTCTGAAATGATTACTACATCTACTGAAAAAGGAAATCCTTTTATGGATAATCCTAATAATTTATGTAAAATTGAGGACACTCCTCTCCACTATGAAAACAAAAGATTAAGTACTTTTAATCTAAATTTAAAATCAAGTCTGAAAGAATATGAAAATATACAAGAAACAGTTAAAAATAATACATGTGAAAATTCTCATAAAAAACCG GATACTAGATCAGAAAATCAATTATGCAAAGGCAATACAGCACAAATATCAAAGGCTGCAGGTAATGCTAAACTAGTAAAACTATTTTCATCTCAACAAAATGTAAAGAGTGAAATGGAAGCCTTGGATATACAGCCAAAAAATTATCAA GGTAGTGTATGTGATATGGATATTCATACCACTCAATCAGGCAACCAATCTCAAAGTTCAAAGAATATCAAAGAAGTTCTAATTAATCTTCATGATCAATTTGAAGAAATGAATAC aaaatatgaaaaattgcaagcaaAGGTAGAAaaatataatgataaaaaattagAAGAAGAGATGACAAATCTTGAGAAAGAATTAAATTCAAAAGAAGATGAAATAAATGCTGTTGTCAATTTATATAAAGAG GTGATGACCTTAAAACAACAAATGAGATTATTGCAGGAAAAGAATAGTTATGTTTGCATATCAACTGAAGTTCCTTTTGTACCAAACAAAACTTGTTCAGCTGTACCATTTGCATTAGCAACTAAATCTTATAGAGCAAATATTCATCCTAAAGTTCAGCAAAGAAAAGAAACTACTATTCCTCCAAGACAACCCACTTCTCTCCGATTAGCTGGACTTTTAagacaaattcaaatatttcagaaaCAGTTATCATCACGATAA
- the LOC143187105 gene encoding protein FAM13A, whose protein sequence is MRRPQQEHHHHHHNNHHLHHNHHHHHHHGSSSPTRSRQPHDKDESRLAKVKRVLAVSLLGRSGGSTRIFGARLDSLESYLDTGVPFVVHRLCSYIEAHGFQSAAVFRLSGGSPRLAERLRATFERRGDADLEAAACPPTAATLLRQYLKELPQPVVPSTLVARLLAVHGQHYESEHDCWINLTKELLSTLPSSHYHLFGYLAIYLSKYEARHGRSAGVCGVFAPVILPHVPPATTLLRDILAEASALFPDCIRDNAVNGVIPASDCKICKDAKDEAKDSEGSASLLCALKPRKRKERRESCCQERKLIRSSSEERVLESPTEIADTIRRVSSHEDFNSEEHLHILSQLGQEMGHGVRCGGLPLHERTNVSPISKKASSVPSPCETALETEKFECDAERLRSSERFSRSITPRGRRQARRRRVHKIADAENSSKENEEEPDNIYVSSSPSSRNGSPGQSFLEMLSSGPSRSPSPARPPTVDHDDLNNPSLTNWSFLRQESGEAADARVEAMLSPRNSLLLPRRFYSENEVQPSTPNVADLGLKNLTKHINGLKKKIKKYEDEFEENFGYRPSHSDKMSNRDIKRLCTELNKLRKEHKLLKEDPVGALLANANNRIRTASSSPTNNNNSQEKSRVTSMEEMVKEIEKKLSEKRVKYNRPDNMEELTYEQLIDEKTAVQKALLHIENTFGRPVSKDDRTVVRPLYDRYRTLKRLLIRAGVNKNKDSISELATILEHEAMDFTSSNLPGNVPDTERRASEPDMSHRGILDCIDPLDQLPTDSDSQHSSSEGSRSNNESLHALPQEELLVQQKLTREEKKRLRRALKELEAQFEARAGRRMQREDRGPQVTTVYESYKQAKAKLRLIDALVAKNA, encoded by the exons ATGAGACGCCCTCAGCAGGAACATCATCATCACCATCATAACAACCACCACCTCCACCACAACCACCATCATCACCATCACCATGGATCTTCGAGTCCTACGCGCTCTCGGCAACCTCACGATAAG GACGAGTCCCGTCTGGCGAAAGTAAAACGCGTTCTAGCGGTGTCTCTGCTAGGACGCAGCGGAGGATCCACGAGGATCTTCGGTGCTCGACTGGATTCGCTGGAGTCATACCTCGACACTGGTGTGCCGTTCGTGGTGCACCGATTGTGCAGTTACATCGAGGCTCATGGATTCCAAAGCGCTGCCGTGTTCCGTCTTTCCGGTGGGAGCCCCAGATTGGCCGAAAGGCTGAGAGCTACTTTCGAGAGAAGAGGAGACGCGGATTTGGAGGCTGCTGCCTGTCCTCCGACCGCAGCTACGCTTCTTCGACAATACCTGAAGGAATTACCCCAGCCTGTCGTGCCATCTACGCTGGTCGCTAGGCTGTTGGCTGTTCATGGTC AGCACTATGAAAGCGAGCACGATTGCTGGATCAATCTGACAAAAGAGCTGCTGTCGACCCTACCATCCTCTCACTATCATCTGTTCGGTTACTTGGCCATCTACTTAAGCAAGTACGAGGCCAGACATGGACGCAGCGCCGGCGTTTGCGGCGTGTTTGCGCCTGTGATTCTACCTCACGTTCCACCTGCCACCACACTGCTTCGAGACATCCTGGCCGAGGCGTCTGCACTCTTTCCCGACTG TATCCGTGATAACGCGGTGAACGGCGTGATCCCTGCGAGTGACTGTAAGATCTGCAAGGACGCGAAGGACGAAGCAAAGGATTCTGAAGGCAGCGCGTCCCTGCTTTGCGCGTTGAAACCGCGTAAACGAAAAGAGCGCCGAGAATCCTGCTGCCAGGAACGAAAGCTGATAAG GAGTAGCAGCGAAGAACGTGTGCTCGAGAGTCCCACTGAGATCGCGGATACGATCAGACGCGTGAGCAGTCACGAGGATTTCAATAGTGAGGAACATTTGCATATTTTGTCTCAGCTCGGACAGGAAATGGGTCACGGCGTG AGATGCGGAGGTCTTCCTCTGCACGAGAGGACAAACGTTTCACCGATATCGAAGAAGGCCTCGTCGGTCCCATCGCCGTGCGAGACGGCGTTGGAAACCGAAAAATTCGAGTGCGATGCTGAAAGATTGAGAAGCAGTGAACGATTCAGCAGAAGCATTACGCCGAGAGGCAGGAGGCAAGCTCGTAGAAGGAGAGTACATAAAATTGCGGATGCGGAGAATTCCAGCAAG GAGAATGAGGAGGAACCTGATAACATCTACGTTTCGTCGAGCCCCAGTAGTCGTAATGGTTCACCGGGGCAAAGTTTTTTAGAAATGCTGAGCAGTGGGCCGAGTCGATCTCCATCGCCGGCTCGCCCACCAACAGTTGATCATGATGATTTAAATAATCCCAGCTTGACAAATTGGTCTTTTCTGCGGCAAGAAAGT GGAGAAGCTGCAGATGCTCGAGTAGAAGCTATGCTCTCTCCAAGAAATTCTTTGTTATTGCCCAGACGATTTTATTCTGAAAATGAAGTGCAGCCCAGTACACCGAATGTCGCGGACCTTGGTTTGAAAAATTTAACGAAACATATAAATGGTTTGAAGAAGAAGATAAAGAAGTATGAGGACGAGTTCGAGGAAAACTTCGGTTATCGTCCCAGCCATTCCGATAAAATGAGTAACAGAGATATAAAGAGATTGTGCACTGAGTTGAATAAGTTGCGAAAGGAACATAAATTGTTGAAGGAAGATCCAGTTGGCGCGTTATTAGCTAACGCGAATAACAGAATAAGGACAGCTAGTAGTAGTCCaactaataacaataatagtcaagaGAAGTCTAGAGTTACGTCGATGGAAGAAATGGTAAAGGAGATCGAGAAGAAGCTTAGTGAGAAGAGAGTAAAATATAACAGACCCGACAATATGGAAGAGCTTACATACGAACAATTAATAGACGAGAAAACTGCCGTTCAAAAAGCATTGCTTCATATTGAAAATACCTTCGGAAGACCCGTCTCTAAAGACGATAGAACAGTCGTGCGACCTTTATACGATAGATATAGAACCTTAAAGAGATTACTTATTAGAGCAGGAGTG AACAAGAATAAAGATAGTATTTCAGAATTGGCTACTATCTTGGAACATGAAGCAATGGACTTTACATCATCCAATTTACCTGGAAACGTCCCCGATACGGAAAGGAGAGCTAGCGAACCAGATATGTCACATAGAGGTATTTTGGACTGCATAGATCCGCTAGACCAATTACCAACAGACAGTGACAGTCAACATAGCAGCAGTGAAGGCAGTCGGAGTAATAACGAAAGCCTTCATGCACTTCCACA AGAGGAACTATTGGTTCAACAAAAATTGACAAGGGAAGAGAAGAAGCGTCTCCGACGAGCTCTGAAAGAATTAGAAGCACAGTTTGAAGCTCGCGCTGGTCGTAGAATGCAGAGGGAGGATCGTGGTCCACAAGTCACCACTGTTTATGAATCATACAAACAGGCCAAAGCAAAACTTAGACTGATTGATGCTCTTGTAGCTAAGAACGCTTGA
- the LOC143187110 gene encoding uncharacterized protein LOC143187110: protein MRSVGDCHVLIIQDCGGRHVRKLASRANTHTETWVVSELQRRRDIDWDRLATGAVQFLVCSRRLRVPCAVSETSWRSCWLSYANSPRSSSTLALELARALTSVPARLLCRIPSSITATINVPSNRRETCLRAGGPPLEKKAGVRDYMSIRHGTRDSRTIETIEVHLLRTCRRSK, encoded by the exons ATGCGATCAGTCGGCGACTGTCACGTGCTTATAATACAAGACTGTGGCGGTCGGCACGTACGCAAACTGGCGTCACGCGCAAACACGCACACTGAGACATGGGTTGTGTCAGAGTTGCAGCGGCGTCGGGATATAGACTGGGATCGACTGGCAACCGGCGCAGTCCAATTTCTGGTTTGTTCGCGGCGCCTACGTGTTCCCTGTGCCGTCTCTGAAACGTCGTGGCGAAGTTGCTGGCTATCGTACGCGAACTCGCCGAGATCTTCGTCTACCTTGGCCCTGGAGCTGGCTCGCGCGCTTACGAGCGTACCCGCGCGCCTGTTATGCAGGATACCGAGTAGTATCACA GCGACCATAAATGTTCCATCGAATCGTCGAGAGACTTGCCTTCGCGCCGGTGGTCCGCCATTGGAAAAGAAAGCTGGTGTTCGTGATTACATGAGCATCCGCCACGGGACAAGGGATTCGCGTACA ATCGAGACTATCGAGGTGCATTTGTTACGCACTTGCCGACGTTCAAAGTAA